A single region of the bacterium genome encodes:
- a CDS encoding nucleotidyltransferase domain-containing protein, whose product MNLEFYSEKRLKGEILEIIGKYLSLDDYKVFFFGSRVSGDNFLRSDIDIGIEGAKELPIDVKFKIEEDIERLPTLYRFEFVDFKRVSNDFKKEALKFVEYIR is encoded by the coding sequence ATGAACCTTGAGTTTTATTCGGAAAAAAGATTAAAAGGGGAAATTTTAGAAATTATTGGTAAATATTTGAGTCTTGATGATTATAAGGTTTTTTTCTTTGGTTCAAGGGTTTCGGGAGATAATTTCCTGCGTTCGGATATTGATATTGGTATTGAAGGAGCAAAAGAACTTCCCATTGATGTAAAATTTAAAATTGAGGAAGATATAGAGAGGCTGCCAACATTATATAGGTTTGAATTTGTTGATTTCAAAAGGGTTTCAAATGATTTTAAAAAGGAGGCATTAAAATTTGTTGAATATATTAGATGA
- a CDS encoding adenylate/guanylate cyclase domain-containing protein produces MKPHRKIIGLAFSIILSIFFIAIFPSLESLDLKFFNIFYSLRGKEKPFKNIVLVEIDKKTINSLSIRRIDIGFLLKYLKDASCVGLIIPLSSTSQFEDDIILSTFLKGCGNVYLGVDFFISYLYEKQFPIFKPPEADNLVNFSLRDIPKEITPYQAIGVNAPISLFLKVISGIGHTNLLPDINGIISKIPLVIDYGGNFYPSLSLVLASSYLKRNPDYLLRSRVDFKSRISINFSGGQFPSYSMIDVLNKKINKNEFYKRIVLIGITSDENTFPTPYGLTNSLFLHAEAVNNILQANSVILVPFKLVALFLLLFGFISGWISLSNSTKIATLTIVSLCLSFLVFSFSLFCWGIWLNTLSILLLIFLVFIVSSGYRIFVEKKEKEMVKSIFGRYISPPIIDEALKDEEFLKRVIKKELTVVFADIANFSLLLETLEPRIVVCFLNDYFTEMSEIIFSLNGEIDKFMGDEILFLFGGIQKIPDHAEKGVLASIMMQKRLITLNEKWKDKGIPDVSLRIGINSGEVIMGNIGSSMRTDYTVLGKEVNLAKRLEEFCCPGEIIISETTYSLLPSGINAQPFKIKIKEAEGSLLSYKVLWR; encoded by the coding sequence ATGAAGCCCCATAGGAAAATCATTGGATTGGCATTTTCTATTATCCTATCCATTTTTTTTATTGCAATCTTTCCCTCATTAGAAAGTTTGGATTTAAAATTTTTTAATATCTTTTATTCCTTAAGGGGAAAGGAGAAACCATTTAAAAATATTGTCCTTGTTGAGATAGATAAAAAAACAATTAACTCCCTTTCTATAAGAAGGATAGATATTGGATTTCTCCTTAAATATTTAAAAGATGCCTCTTGTGTTGGCTTAATCATTCCCCTCTCATCTACCTCGCAATTTGAAGATGACATTATCCTTTCAACATTTCTTAAGGGATGTGGCAATGTCTACTTAGGCGTTGATTTTTTTATCTCCTATTTATATGAAAAGCAATTTCCTATCTTTAAGCCACCAGAAGCAGACAATCTTGTAAATTTTTCCCTAAGGGATATTCCAAAGGAAATAACACCATATCAAGCAATAGGTGTTAATGCCCCAATTTCTTTATTCTTAAAAGTTATCTCTGGAATAGGCCATACAAACCTTCTTCCCGATATAAATGGAATAATAAGCAAAATACCTTTGGTTATTGATTATGGAGGCAATTTCTATCCATCATTAAGCCTTGTATTAGCATCTTCCTATCTTAAAAGAAACCCAGATTATCTATTAAGGTCTCGTGTTGATTTTAAAAGCAGGATTAGTATAAATTTCTCTGGAGGACAATTCCCATCATATTCAATGATTGATGTTCTTAATAAAAAGATAAATAAAAATGAATTTTATAAAAGAATAGTTCTCATTGGCATAACCTCTGATGAAAATACATTTCCTACCCCCTATGGTTTAACCAATAGCCTCTTTCTTCATGCTGAAGCTGTAAATAATATTTTGCAGGCTAACTCTGTTATCCTTGTTCCATTTAAACTTGTTGCCCTCTTTCTCCTTCTCTTTGGTTTTATTAGTGGATGGATAAGCCTTTCCAATTCAACAAAAATAGCAACCTTAACCATTGTCTCTCTTTGCTTATCATTTCTTGTCTTTTCATTTTCCCTTTTTTGCTGGGGAATATGGCTTAATACCTTATCTATTCTCCTTCTTATCTTTCTTGTTTTTATTGTTTCCTCTGGATATAGAATATTTGTAGAGAAAAAGGAAAAAGAGATGGTAAAATCCATCTTTGGAAGGTATATCTCACCCCCTATAATTGATGAGGCATTAAAAGATGAGGAATTTTTAAAGAGGGTTATAAAAAAAGAGCTTACCGTTGTTTTTGCTGATATAGCCAATTTCAGCCTCCTTTTAGAGACATTAGAACCAAGAATAGTTGTTTGTTTTTTGAATGATTATTTTACAGAGATGTCAGAGATTATCTTTTCTCTTAATGGAGAGATTGATAAGTTTATGGGCGATGAAATCCTCTTTTTGTTTGGTGGCATTCAGAAGATACCAGACCATGCAGAAAAGGGTGTTTTGGCATCCATTATGATGCAAAAAAGGCTTATTACACTTAATGAAAAATGGAAAGACAAAGGGATACCAGATGTTTCTCTTAGAATAGGAATAAATAGCGGAGAGGTAATTATGGGAAACATTGGTTCTTCAATGAGGACAGATTATACAGTATTGGGAAAAGAAGTAAATCTTGCAAAGAGGCTAGAAGAATTTTGTTGTCCAGGGGAAATTATTATTTCAGAAACAACATACTCTTTGCTTCCTTCTGGAATTAATGCCCAACCCTTTAAGATAAAAATTAAAGAGGCTGAAGGGTCTCTTTTAAGCTACAAGGTTCTTTGGAGATGA
- a CDS encoding NIL domain-containing protein — MKKEVKLVFPEDLVCEPILYYLGKDFNVSYSISSANVDVNSGWVILSLEGEEKKIERAIRNLEEKGVIVERR; from the coding sequence ATGAAAAAAGAAGTAAAGCTTGTATTTCCAGAAGACTTGGTCTGTGAGCCTATTCTCTATTATTTGGGAAAGGATTTTAATGTTTCCTATAGCATAAGCTCTGCAAATGTAGATGTAAATTCAGGATGGGTAATCCTTTCCCTTGAAGGAGAAGAAAAGAAGATAGAAAGGGCAATAAGGAATTTAGAAGAAAAGGGGGTAATTGTTGAAAGAAGGTAG
- a CDS encoding HI0074 family nucleotidyltransferase substrate-binding subunit: MNFVIYKDFEKAIKRLKEVLKLEKTEITRDSAIKRFELCFDLSWKSIKVFAKDQRVECYSPRECFKIAFQLSLIDYDEAWLRMIDDRNLTAHLYKEEYADDVYSRLPKYLKMFKKLRENLMGGR, translated from the coding sequence ATGAATTTTGTAATTTATAAAGATTTTGAAAAAGCGATTAAAAGATTAAAAGAGGTTTTAAAATTAGAAAAAACAGAGATTACAAGGGATTCCGCAATTAAAAGATTTGAGCTTTGCTTTGATTTGAGCTGGAAATCAATTAAGGTTTTTGCCAAAGATCAAAGGGTAGAATGCTATTCACCTAGGGAGTGTTTCAAGATCGCTTTTCAATTAAGCTTAATAGATTATGATGAAGCCTGGTTAAGAATGATTGACGATAGAAATTTAACCGCCCATCTTTACAAAGAGGAATATGCTGATGATGTTTATTCAAGGCTACCTAAATATTTGAAAATGTTTAAAAAATTAAGAGAAAATCTTATGGGGGGAAGATGA
- the murD gene encoding UDP-N-acetylmuramoyl-L-alanine--D-glutamate ligase, translated as MLNLKDKDVIVLGLGKSGIASCNLLTRLGAHITAFDEKKKEELKDVIKKLPKDVVVQYGNVLSLPPSDLIVVSPGIPSDISYIKKAKDVNIPIIGEIELGFQMLSHQPIIAITGTNGKTTTTTLIGKLLEDAKLNPIVCGNIEIPFTSCNISKENIVVLEVSSFQLETIIEFKPNISVFLNFAPDHLDRYLNIEDYMKAKARIFENQTKDDIMVINADDPVVLNLSRRSRAKPYLFSTRQTLQEGLFIRNNWIVARFSGREEKIFPLSDIKLIGIHNIENILASILVAIILRIETSSIMDTIRNFKGLPHRIQEVGNISGVRFINDSKATNIASVIAALSSFERKVILLAGGRDKGEDYTRLIPYLKERVKKLILFGESADLIGSMVREAVEIYKVESLKDAVDLSYALAEFDDCILLSPACSSFDQFSSYKERGEAFTKNVLALKERLVENGRGIFTKKC; from the coding sequence AGCTTAAGGATGTAATTAAAAAATTGCCAAAGGATGTTGTTGTCCAATATGGAAATGTCTTAAGCCTTCCTCCTTCAGACCTTATAGTTGTAAGCCCAGGAATACCATCAGATATTTCATATATAAAAAAGGCAAAAGATGTAAATATTCCAATAATAGGAGAAATAGAGCTTGGTTTTCAGATGCTCTCTCATCAGCCAATAATTGCAATAACAGGAACAAATGGAAAGACAACAACAACAACCCTGATTGGGAAACTCCTTGAAGATGCGAAGTTAAATCCCATTGTTTGTGGAAATATTGAGATTCCCTTTACATCTTGCAATATTTCCAAAGAAAATATTGTTGTCCTTGAGGTATCAAGCTTTCAGCTTGAGACAATAATAGAATTTAAGCCAAACATCTCTGTGTTTTTAAACTTTGCACCAGATCACCTTGATAGATACCTAAATATTGAGGATTATATGAAGGCAAAAGCAAGAATCTTTGAAAATCAAACAAAGGATGACATTATGGTAATAAATGCAGATGATCCCGTTGTTCTTAACCTTTCAAGGAGGAGCAGGGCAAAACCATATTTATTTTCTACAAGACAAACCTTACAAGAGGGTCTTTTTATAAGGAATAATTGGATTGTTGCAAGGTTTTCTGGAAGAGAGGAAAAAATATTTCCTTTATCTGATATTAAGCTTATCGGCATTCATAACATTGAAAATATCCTTGCCTCTATCCTTGTTGCCATTATTTTAAGAATAGAGACCTCATCAATAATGGATACAATAAGAAATTTTAAAGGCCTTCCTCATAGGATACAGGAGGTTGGAAATATATCTGGCGTAAGGTTTATAAATGATTCGAAGGCTACAAACATTGCCTCTGTTATTGCTGCTTTATCATCGTTTGAAAGGAAAGTTATTTTACTTGCAGGTGGAAGGGATAAGGGAGAGGATTATACAAGGCTTATCCCTTACCTTAAGGAGAGGGTAAAAAAGCTTATATTATTTGGAGAATCTGCTGACCTTATAGGTTCTATGGTAAGGGAGGCTGTAGAGATTTATAAGGTGGAAAGCCTTAAAGACGCGGTAGACCTCTCGTATGCTTTAGCAGAATTTGATGATTGCATCCTCCTTTCTCCAGCTTGCTCAAGCTTTGACCAATTCTCAAGCTATAAGGAAAGGGGGGAGGCTTTTACAAAAAATGTCCTTGCTTTAAAAGAAAGGCTTGTGGAAAATGGAAGAGGAATCTTTACAAAGAAATGCTAA
- the thrC gene encoding threonine synthase translates to MGWMKGLKCKECGREYPKAALYICEFCFGPLEVIYDYEGIKKAISRKSIEESKVYSLWRYKELLPIEKKPQDGLNSGFTPLVKAENLAKVLGVSKIYLKDDSCNHPTLSYKDRVVAVALSRAKEFGFEIVACASTGNLANSVAAQAAASNLSAYIFIPADLEMGKVVASLIYNPIVVGIKGNYDQVNRLCNEISAKYNWAFVNINIRPYYEEGSKTIAYEIAEQLGWKAPRHIVVPCASGGLLTKIYKGLKEFEKLGLISRMNTKLYAAQASGCCPIVNAIKEEREFIKPVIPNTIAKSLAIGNPVSGYYAYKVIKECGGGGESVSDDEIVEAIKLLAKTEGIFTETAGGVTLAVCKKLIEQGKIPRDEEIVVCITGQGLKTQEAVCERIGKPIIIEPSLRSFEKEVVKNEP, encoded by the coding sequence ATGGGATGGATGAAAGGGCTTAAGTGTAAGGAATGCGGAAGGGAATATCCAAAGGCTGCATTGTATATATGCGAATTCTGCTTTGGACCACTTGAGGTAATCTATGATTATGAGGGAATAAAAAAGGCTATATCGCGCAAGTCAATTGAGGAAAGTAAAGTATATAGCCTCTGGAGGTATAAGGAACTTCTTCCCATTGAGAAAAAACCACAAGATGGGTTAAATTCAGGGTTCACACCCTTAGTTAAGGCAGAAAATCTGGCAAAGGTATTAGGGGTTAGCAAAATTTATCTAAAAGACGATTCTTGTAATCATCCAACCTTATCATATAAGGATCGGGTGGTTGCAGTTGCCCTCTCTCGGGCAAAGGAGTTTGGTTTTGAAATTGTTGCCTGTGCATCAACGGGAAATCTTGCGAATTCTGTTGCTGCTCAAGCTGCGGCTTCCAACCTTTCTGCATATATTTTTATTCCAGCAGACCTTGAGATGGGCAAGGTTGTAGCATCTTTGATATACAATCCAATTGTTGTAGGGATAAAGGGAAACTATGATCAGGTGAACAGGCTATGCAACGAGATTTCTGCAAAATACAATTGGGCATTTGTCAATATCAACATAAGGCCTTACTATGAAGAGGGTTCAAAGACAATTGCCTATGAAATAGCCGAGCAACTTGGCTGGAAAGCACCCAGACATATTGTTGTCCCTTGTGCCTCTGGTGGTTTGCTTACCAAAATCTACAAGGGTCTAAAGGAATTTGAAAAACTCGGCTTGATTTCTAGGATGAACACAAAGCTTTATGCTGCCCAGGCAAGTGGATGTTGCCCTATCGTTAATGCCATAAAGGAGGAAAGAGAATTTATTAAACCGGTTATCCCAAATACCATTGCAAAATCTTTAGCTATCGGAAACCCCGTTAGTGGGTATTATGCCTATAAGGTTATTAAGGAATGTGGCGGAGGGGGAGAAAGTGTAAGTGATGATGAAATTGTTGAGGCAATAAAGCTATTGGCAAAGACAGAGGGAATTTTTACCGAAACAGCGGGTGGTGTAACCCTGGCGGTTTGCAAGAAATTGATTGAGCAAGGAAAAATTCCAAGGGATGAAGAAATTGTTGTTTGTATTACCGGACAGGGTTTAAAGACCCAAGAGGCGGTTTGTGAAAGAATAGGAAAGCCAATAATTATTGAGCCAAGCTTAAGGTCATTTGAGAAGGAGGTAGTAAAAAATGAACCTTGA
- the glyS gene encoding glycine--tRNA ligase subunit beta has translation MNFLLEIGTEEIPALWIDKALEQLKNKAQSFLENEGIAFKSIKTYGTPRRLTLIINGIGIRQKEKEIIGPPANSFINGFLKAHGVKKKELFVKEIRGKRYYCLIKKGKETKEVIKNVIADVIKGITFPKQMRWKTHLTFARPIRWIVALLDNEIIEFECAGVISSNKTRSLRIKKEPVVIPNPSSYISILKEQGIIVDCKERKDFILKKIKEEADKLKAKPFLKEELLLEITNLVESPLIIRCSFNKRYLKIPDDVIIASLTHHQRYVPLIKKKGIISYFLVVSNGGEKGIITKGHNRVVSARLSDAEFFFKEDLKIPLEQFGDRLKGVIFHKGLGSLYDKTMRNVSFSVSLGLRLIEEKRLPELSKAAFLCKADLTTQMVQEFPELQGIMGYHYAMRQGIPKTIASAIREHYLILPKSKLARIINLADRMDTLTGYFSLGIIPKGGEDPYGLRRCGNSIIKIILSSNFKKRVFLESLIRESCRIGKIKDEDRITEEILLFIRQRLVFIFKEKYFTDAIDAVLSLGFDDIVDCEERIKALSFFIKEDADFIDLSTSFKRVVNILKGAKRKEFDYNLLLEDAEKRLYFSLIEAKKALEDTVSKRDYREGFKILASLRPDIDKFFDGVMVMVSDKDIRENRLSLLFLLKDLFFTLADISVIRS, from the coding sequence ATGAATTTTTTATTAGAAATTGGGACAGAAGAAATTCCAGCTTTATGGATTGATAAAGCATTGGAGCAATTAAAAAATAAGGCACAATCTTTCCTTGAAAATGAAGGGATTGCCTTTAAGTCTATAAAAACATATGGGACACCAAGGAGGCTTACCTTAATTATAAACGGCATTGGAATAAGACAAAAAGAGAAGGAAATAATTGGACCACCAGCCAATTCTTTTATAAACGGATTTTTAAAAGCCCATGGTGTGAAAAAAAAAGAGCTTTTTGTAAAAGAGATAAGGGGAAAAAGGTATTATTGCCTTATAAAAAAAGGAAAAGAGACAAAAGAGGTTATAAAAAATGTTATTGCTGATGTGATAAAAGGCATTACATTTCCAAAACAAATGAGATGGAAAACGCATCTTACATTTGCAAGGCCTATAAGGTGGATTGTTGCCTTGCTGGATAATGAAATAATTGAGTTTGAATGTGCAGGTGTCATATCGTCTAATAAAACAAGGAGTTTAAGAATAAAAAAAGAGCCTGTTGTTATCCCTAACCCATCTTCATATATTTCTATTTTAAAGGAGCAGGGTATAATTGTAGATTGCAAGGAAAGAAAGGATTTTATCTTAAAAAAGATTAAAGAAGAGGCAGATAAGCTTAAGGCAAAGCCTTTTCTTAAAGAGGAATTGTTACTTGAAATTACAAATCTTGTTGAATCTCCTCTTATAATAAGATGTAGTTTTAATAAAAGGTATCTTAAGATTCCAGATGATGTTATAATTGCGAGCCTAACCCATCATCAAAGGTATGTTCCACTTATAAAGAAAAAGGGTATTATTTCATATTTCCTTGTTGTATCAAATGGTGGAGAAAAAGGGATAATCACAAAAGGGCATAACCGCGTTGTAAGTGCGAGGCTCTCTGACGCAGAATTCTTCTTTAAGGAGGATTTAAAGATACCTCTGGAGCAATTTGGAGATAGGCTAAAGGGTGTTATCTTTCACAAGGGACTCGGCTCTTTGTATGATAAAACAATGAGGAATGTTTCATTTTCTGTAAGCCTTGGTTTAAGGCTTATAGAGGAGAAAAGGTTGCCAGAGTTATCAAAGGCTGCTTTTTTATGTAAGGCAGACCTTACAACGCAAATGGTTCAAGAATTTCCAGAGCTTCAAGGGATTATGGGCTATCATTATGCGATGAGGCAAGGCATTCCGAAAACAATAGCAAGTGCAATAAGGGAGCATTATTTAATTCTTCCAAAATCTAAATTGGCAAGAATAATAAACCTTGCTGATAGAATGGATACCCTAACAGGATATTTTAGTTTAGGGATAATTCCAAAAGGAGGAGAAGATCCCTATGGCTTAAGAAGGTGTGGAAATTCTATTATAAAAATTATTCTCTCCTCAAATTTTAAAAAAAGAGTTTTTCTTGAATCTCTAATTAGGGAGTCTTGCAGAATAGGAAAGATAAAGGATGAAGACAGGATAACAGAAGAGATCCTTTTATTCATCAGACAAAGGCTTGTTTTTATATTCAAGGAGAAATACTTTACGGATGCAATAGATGCAGTATTATCACTTGGATTTGATGATATTGTAGATTGCGAGGAAAGAATAAAGGCTTTATCCTTTTTTATTAAAGAAGATGCAGATTTTATTGACCTTTCTACATCTTTCAAAAGGGTTGTAAATATCCTTAAAGGTGCTAAGAGGAAAGAATTTGATTATAACCTCCTTTTAGAGGATGCTGAAAAAAGGCTTTATTTTTCTTTAATTGAGGCAAAAAAAGCCCTTGAAGATACAGTTTCAAAAAGGGATTATAGGGAAGGGTTTAAGATTCTTGCTAGTTTAAGACCAGATATAGACAAATTTTTTGATGGTGTAATGGTTATGGTTTCTGATAAAGATATAAGGGAGAACAGGCTCTCTTTGCTTTTTCTTTTAAAAGACCTCTTTTTTACCTTGGCAGATATTTCGGTTATAAGGAGCTAA
- a CDS encoding NIL domain-containing protein has translation MANIKLSLRFPKELIDKPMIYQLSQDFDVITNIRRANIDKEIGWMVLELSGEMDEIDKAIDDLIKKGVKVDPIGGDIVEG, from the coding sequence ATGGCGAATATAAAGCTATCTTTAAGGTTTCCAAAGGAGCTAATTGATAAGCCAATGATTTATCAATTAAGCCAGGATTTTGATGTAATAACAAACATAAGGAGGGCAAATATTGATAAAGAGATTGGATGGATGGTTTTAGAGCTTTCGGGAGAGATGGATGAAATAGACAAAGCAATTGATGATTTAATAAAAAAGGGTGTAAAGGTAGACCCAATTGGAGGAGATATTGTAGAAGGATGA
- a CDS encoding DNA translocase FtsK, which yields MQAVLNRTVPFFLSPSEIERIVDFIKEQGISLEKKEIREEEIKEAVDEDEEIDDSLYEQAISIVEDAGYGSTSMIQRKLKIGYNRAARLIERMEEEGIVSPSDGSKPRKVLR from the coding sequence TTGCAGGCAGTCTTAAATAGAACCGTCCCCTTTTTTCTCTCTCCCTCTGAGATAGAAAGAATTGTTGATTTTATTAAAGAGCAAGGCATTTCCCTTGAGAAGAAAGAAATAAGGGAGGAAGAAATAAAAGAAGCCGTCGACGAAGATGAGGAAATAGACGATTCTCTTTATGAACAAGCCATTTCTATAGTAGAAGATGCAGGATATGGCTCAACATCTATGATTCAAAGAAAGCTTAAGATAGGATACAATAGGGCAGCAAGGCTTATTGAAAGGATGGAAGAAGAAGGAATTGTCAGCCCTTCTGATGGAAGCAAGCCAAGAAAGGTGTTAAGGTAA
- a CDS encoding PIN domain-containing protein: MPNSKRTTCFIDTNIWLYAFIEKDDKTRSETARGLIQETAPMLSTQVLNEVCVNLLKQANFTEEQVCQLIESFYEKYPVTELNKSVLLTASQLRQQYSLSFWDSTIIASALSVGVSILYSEDLQHGLIIERRLEVLNPFVQSSKLGADLEK, encoded by the coding sequence ATGCCAAATAGCAAACGCACAACTTGCTTCATTGATACGAATATCTGGCTGTATGCCTTTATCGAAAAGGATGACAAAACCAGGTCAGAAACAGCACGCGGCCTGATTCAAGAGACTGCACCTATGCTTAGTACACAGGTGCTCAACGAAGTGTGTGTTAACTTGCTGAAACAAGCCAACTTTACCGAAGAACAAGTATGCCAACTCATCGAGTCGTTCTATGAGAAATACCCTGTTACTGAGTTGAACAAGTCAGTGCTATTGACTGCGTCGCAACTTCGCCAGCAGTATTCCTTGTCCTTTTGGGACAGCACAATTATAGCAAGTGCTCTCAGTGTGGGTGTTTCCATTCTATATTCCGAAGACTTGCAACATGGGTTGATTATTGAAAGGCGACTTGAGGTGCTCAATCCATTCGTACAGAGTAGTAAGTTAGGGGCAGACCTTGAGAAATAA
- a CDS encoding FtsW/RodA/SpoVE family cell cycle protein — protein sequence MEEESLQRNANFFLVVTIALVAFGLIMIFSSSGIVTNSLEKKGMYYSLVRQSAWAILGFLSLFIILRKDLEWWNKYSFFILLLFIVLLASTIFFHTGRSAKRWVMGGQPSELVRVFFLLYLSIFFSKREDSNEGFIKGVFPPCIILGIILGILVAQPHYGMAVFFCLLTIFIFFVAGMRIRHIFVLFLVFFIIMSAAIGSRAYSRNRVKAFLSKYPITSNLPFVKGFVENKDNDKKIDRWQVDQSIIALGSGGLFGVGLGKSKQKLSCVPLPYTDFIFSIIGEELGFILGSLLLFVLFALFAYFGFSIAYHSQFPSGFFLAFSLTISIILQAIINIAIVSDSIPTTGLPLPFISYGGSSLLSNLIAVGLILNVARQKP from the coding sequence ATGGAAGAGGAATCTTTACAAAGAAATGCTAATTTCTTTCTTGTTGTAACCATTGCCCTTGTTGCTTTTGGTCTTATTATGATCTTTAGCTCATCTGGCATAGTTACTAATTCTCTTGAAAAAAAGGGGATGTATTATTCATTAGTAAGGCAATCAGCTTGGGCTATTCTAGGCTTTTTATCCCTTTTTATTATTTTAAGAAAAGATTTAGAATGGTGGAATAAATATTCATTTTTCATTCTTTTGCTCTTTATTGTTCTTCTTGCTTCTACCATATTTTTTCATACGGGAAGAAGTGCAAAAAGATGGGTGATGGGTGGTCAACCATCTGAGCTTGTAAGGGTATTTTTTCTCCTTTATTTATCCATATTTTTTTCTAAAAGGGAGGATTCTAATGAAGGATTTATAAAAGGGGTTTTTCCTCCTTGTATTATTTTAGGTATTATTCTTGGTATCCTTGTCGCTCAACCCCACTATGGAATGGCTGTATTTTTCTGCCTTCTTACAATTTTTATATTCTTTGTTGCAGGAATGAGAATAAGGCATATTTTTGTTCTTTTTCTTGTCTTTTTTATTATTATGTCAGCAGCAATAGGAAGCAGGGCGTATTCAAGGAATAGGGTTAAGGCATTTTTGAGTAAATATCCCATTACCTCCAATCTGCCATTTGTTAAAGGATTTGTTGAAAATAAGGATAATGATAAGAAAATAGATAGGTGGCAGGTCGATCAATCAATAATTGCATTGGGTTCTGGAGGGCTATTTGGTGTTGGATTAGGAAAGAGCAAGCAAAAGCTTTCCTGTGTTCCCCTTCCATATACAGATTTTATCTTTTCCATTATTGGAGAGGAGCTTGGTTTTATTTTGGGAAGCCTTTTGTTATTTGTTTTATTTGCCCTTTTTGCCTATTTTGGTTTTTCCATTGCTTATCATTCCCAATTTCCATCAGGCTTTTTTCTTGCCTTTTCTCTTACAATTTCTATTATTCTTCAAGCAATTATAAACATCGCAATTGTCTCAGATAGCATTCCAACAACGGGTCTTCCACTTCCATTTATAAGCTACGGTGGTTCCTCCTTGCTTTCCAACCTTATTGCTGTTGGGTTAATACTAAATGTAGCAAGACAAAAACCTTGA
- a CDS encoding Bro-N domain-containing protein: METTKVALFKGKKIRRIIYQNEWWFSIVDIIEALTGTDRPRKYWNDLKKKLTEEGYREVSEKIGQLKMEASDGKKYLTDCADTETIFRIIQSIPSPKAEPFKRWLAKVGYERVQEIENPELATKRTRMLYKLKGYSDDWIEKRMRGIAIRDELTDEWQKRGAQEQKDYEILTAEISKATFDITPSQYKELKGLKWENLRDHMDDLELIFTMLGERATTEIHKVEDSMGMPKLKADAKTGGDIAGNARRQLERRLKKSIVSKDNYLEKPESQTIHKILQDMEEKDE, encoded by the coding sequence ATGGAAACTACAAAAGTAGCCCTATTCAAAGGCAAAAAAATTAGAAGAATTATTTACCAGAATGAATGGTGGTTTTCTATTGTTGATATCATCGAAGCATTAACTGGTACTGACAGACCAAGAAAATACTGGAACGATTTAAAGAAAAAACTTACAGAAGAAGGGTATCGTGAGGTGTCCGAAAAAATCGGACAACTGAAAATGGAAGCAAGCGATGGCAAAAAATATCTCACTGATTGCGCGGATACAGAGACTATTTTCAGAATTATTCAATCAATCCCATCACCAAAAGCCGAACCTTTCAAAAGATGGCTGGCAAAGGTTGGTTATGAACGGGTGCAAGAGATTGAGAATCCGGAATTAGCAACTAAACGAACACGAATGCTTTATAAATTAAAGGGCTATTCTGACGATTGGATTGAAAAGAGGATGCGGGGTATTGCCATCCGTGACGAACTAACAGACGAATGGCAAAAAAGAGGGGCACAGGAACAGAAGGATTATGAAATCTTAACTGCGGAAATCTCAAAGGCAACATTTGATATAACCCCAAGCCAATATAAAGAATTAAAAGGACTGAAGTGGGAAAATCTGCGTGACCATATGGATGACCTGGAATTAATTTTTACTATGCTGGGTGAACGTGCTACTACTGAAATTCACAAGGTAGAAGATTCAATGGGCATGCCGAAATTGAAAGCAGATGCTAAAACAGGTGGTGATATTGCTGGTAATGCTCGCAGACAGCTGGAAAGAAGATTAAAGAAATCTATCGTCTCTAAAGATAATTATTTAGAGAAACCAGAAAGTCAAACAATTCATAAAATTTTACAAGATATGGAGGAAAAAGATGAATAA